Proteins found in one bacterium genomic segment:
- a CDS encoding outer membrane beta-barrel protein produces the protein MKKISLFAAILAIFAILLVLPMAGTAVAEIRPGFWTLSPTVGGYTFEGDQNLETGPLFGLKAGYDWTERVGIEGFLMSVPTELTEPANQGVDLFHGRGEILYYLSPKSQLVPYLAGGIGLTKTIFPPGSEFRYTRRIAVDAGAGVKYDITCRLALRAYVRYLLLFGSHGQFEHNLEYTAGVVFGFRGTP, from the coding sequence ATGAAGAAGATCTCCTTATTCGCCGCAATCCTCGCCATTTTCGCGATTCTCCTGGTTCTTCCCATGGCAGGGACCGCCGTCGCGGAGATCCGCCCAGGGTTCTGGACCCTCTCGCCCACGGTCGGCGGCTACACGTTCGAGGGGGACCAGAACCTCGAGACGGGACCGCTTTTCGGCCTGAAGGCCGGCTATGATTGGACGGAACGGGTGGGAATCGAAGGTTTCCTGATGTCCGTCCCGACGGAGCTCACGGAGCCGGCAAACCAGGGCGTCGACCTCTTTCACGGCAGAGGGGAAATCCTCTACTACCTGTCGCCGAAATCGCAGCTCGTCCCGTACCTCGCCGGCGGCATCGGCCTTACCAAGACGATCTTCCCTCCGGGCTCCGAGTTCCGCTACACCCGCAGGATCGCCGTGGATGCCGGGGCGGGCGTGAAATACGACATCACCTGCCGGCTCGCGTTGCGGGCCTACGTCCGGTACCTGCTGCTCTTCGGATCCCACGGGCAGTTCGAGCACAACCTCGAATACACGGCGGGCGTCGTGTTCGGCTTCCGGGGAACCCCGTAG
- a CDS encoding type II secretion system protein yields MRSGDARNPGNTRGFTLLFVLLLVVLLGLLTSLAARSYSQASRRGKEEELLFRGMQYRDAIGRYHRFQGRFQYPTSLDVLLKDPRSPATVRHLRTLYPDPMTDNAFTPIKTPEGWIVGVRSDSGRMPLRQSDFPPGLETFAGRRAYREWEFVYRPPTLQTAPARVSPGRRGIFR; encoded by the coding sequence TTGCGGAGTGGTGACGCCCGAAATCCCGGAAACACTCGCGGCTTCACGCTTCTCTTCGTCCTGTTGCTGGTCGTCCTCCTGGGCCTGCTCACTTCGCTCGCGGCCCGGAGCTACTCCCAGGCCTCCCGAAGGGGGAAGGAGGAGGAACTCCTTTTCCGGGGGATGCAGTACCGGGACGCCATCGGGCGGTACCACCGGTTTCAGGGAAGGTTTCAGTATCCGACCAGCCTCGACGTGCTCCTGAAAGATCCCCGCTCCCCCGCGACCGTTCGTCATCTCCGGACGTTGTATCCGGATCCGATGACGGACAACGCGTTTACCCCGATCAAGACGCCGGAGGGCTGGATCGTCGGGGTGCGCAGCGATTCCGGGAGGATGCCGCTCCGGCAATCGGATTTCCCTCCGGGGCTGGAAACGTTCGCCGGAAGGAGGGCGTACAGGGAGTGGGAGTTCGTCTACCGGCCGCCGACGCTGCAAACGGCGCCTGCGAGGGTTTCCCCCGGGCGGCGGGGGATATTCCGATGA
- a CDS encoding type II secretion system protein: protein MGRSTATGNRGFTLLELLIVLAIIGILATLAQPSWFWATAKARESVLKENLFALRETLDQFYADKGKYPDTLDELVSTGYLRQIPKDPITKSERTWTVVPPPEGLEGGIYDVRSGAPGSGSNGVPFAEW from the coding sequence ATGGGACGAAGTACAGCGACTGGTAACCGGGGGTTCACCCTCCTCGAGTTGTTGATCGTCCTCGCGATCATCGGGATCCTCGCGACGCTGGCCCAGCCGTCCTGGTTCTGGGCGACCGCGAAGGCCCGGGAGTCCGTCCTCAAGGAGAATCTCTTCGCCTTGCGGGAGACGCTGGACCAGTTCTACGCGGACAAGGGGAAATATCCCGACACCCTGGACGAGCTCGTCTCCACGGGGTACCTCCGGCAGATCCCGAAGGATCCGATCACGAAGAGCGAGCGGACATGGACGGTCGTTCCCCCCCCGGAGGGACTGGAGGGGGGGATCTACGACGTTCGCAGCGGCGCCCCGGGGAGCGGGAGCAACGGAGTCCCCTTTGCGGAGTGGTGA
- a CDS encoding type II secretion system protein yields the protein MNRRLRGMTMIEILIVMAIISILAAAVFPVSRMTVKRSREIDLKRNLRMMRTAIDKYKEMYDSGKLEQKIGASGYPPDLDILVAGVPLVSEPGKKVKLLRRIPVDPMTGEGNWEFRSHDDAPDSRSWGGKDIFDVHSKSEEAALDGTKYSDW from the coding sequence TTGAACCGTCGCCTTCGTGGAATGACGATGATCGAGATCCTCATCGTCATGGCGATCATCAGCATCCTCGCGGCCGCGGTGTTCCCCGTGTCCCGGATGACCGTGAAACGGTCACGGGAGATCGACCTGAAGAGAAACTTGAGGATGATGCGCACGGCGATCGACAAGTACAAGGAGATGTACGACTCGGGAAAACTCGAGCAGAAGATCGGAGCGAGCGGGTATCCGCCCGACCTCGATATCCTGGTGGCTGGAGTCCCCCTCGTCAGCGAGCCGGGGAAAAAGGTCAAGCTCCTCCGGAGGATCCCGGTGGACCCGATGACCGGCGAGGGAAATTGGGAATTCCGTTCCCACGACGATGCCCCCGACAGCCGCTCCTGGGGCGGAAAGGATATTTTCGACGTCCACTCGAAGAGCGAGGAGGCGGCCCTCGATGGGACGAAGTACAGCGACTGGTAA
- a CDS encoding secretin and TonB N-terminal domain-containing protein: protein MVKRHLRKISVSFLIGAFLVAGCASEHAFTKGGEAAQKGDWDQAVLSYEQAYKEDPGNKDYKIELRRARFEAAKDHLKRGNRYLDEKEFDRAIEEFRRALSFEPTFATAQNAYTTATILKEAQRAHESGLSLLRAGKDEEAKEAFARAVELNPAHLEAAEQLKAMARRSRKPVIGQFEIQLKSTKPISIKLTDTSIREAFSILSKLSGVNFLFDEDVRDRKVSVSLENVRFEQALDLLTTLANLSKKVLSENTIIFYPNTPAKQSQYQDQFVRTFFLSNVDAKKMVNLIRSIVQVKKIFVNEELNAIVVRDDPETIAVIGKILDANDITDSELMLDVEILEVDRNKLLNLGVQLVPTSAGVALSESTSTTGTPATGTPTPSGNRISLSTLRNLSGKNVLFTLPSAILNLKSETSGAEILANPKIRVKNHGKARIHIGERVPIITTSTNLGVITESIQYQDVGVKLDVDPWIHHNNEVTLKVKLEVSTLGAQVQGAQTVAFRIGTRTTESELRLHDRETQIIGGLISDEERNTVTRIPGLGDIPVLGYLFSSHDKTKVKTDILMSITPYLLRTTAVPSRDAMSVYSGRENAVSSQRPSWDSRGGERVEGSTEPPPVPSAPGAGPMDLPGSSAAPPSVPSPAVNPSPAVSPDPASVALRGAREVALGDGFDVDVVVDGVRGLYAVPLTVLFDPARLKVLSVTEGDFLRKGGNATSFMSSPDAANGKIVIGLSRQGDLPGEDGSGRLLTIRFQAAARGAAPVRLGGVSLRDPARRSIPVRTADLPLEIR, encoded by the coding sequence ATGGTGAAACGCCATCTCCGGAAAATTTCCGTTTCTTTCCTCATCGGAGCCTTCCTCGTTGCGGGATGCGCCTCGGAGCACGCCTTCACGAAGGGGGGCGAAGCCGCGCAGAAGGGGGATTGGGACCAGGCGGTCCTTTCCTACGAACAGGCGTACAAGGAAGACCCCGGGAACAAGGATTACAAGATCGAGCTGCGGCGCGCCAGGTTCGAGGCGGCGAAGGACCACCTGAAGCGGGGGAACCGTTATCTCGACGAGAAGGAGTTCGACCGGGCGATCGAGGAGTTCCGGAGGGCGCTCTCGTTCGAGCCGACCTTCGCGACCGCCCAGAACGCCTATACGACGGCCACGATCCTGAAGGAGGCCCAACGCGCCCACGAGAGCGGGCTTTCGCTGCTCAGGGCCGGGAAGGACGAGGAGGCGAAGGAGGCCTTCGCCCGCGCCGTCGAGCTGAACCCCGCCCACCTCGAAGCCGCGGAGCAGCTCAAGGCGATGGCCCGGCGCAGCCGGAAGCCGGTCATCGGGCAGTTCGAGATCCAGCTCAAGTCGACGAAGCCGATCTCGATCAAGCTGACCGACACGTCGATCCGCGAAGCCTTCTCCATCCTCTCGAAGCTCTCCGGGGTCAACTTCCTCTTCGACGAGGATGTGCGCGACCGGAAGGTCTCCGTCTCCCTCGAGAACGTCCGGTTCGAGCAGGCCCTGGATCTGCTGACGACCCTCGCGAACCTCTCGAAGAAGGTCCTCTCCGAGAACACCATCATCTTCTATCCGAACACGCCGGCGAAGCAGTCCCAGTACCAGGACCAGTTCGTCCGGACCTTCTTCCTGTCGAACGTCGACGCGAAAAAGATGGTGAACCTCATCCGGTCCATCGTCCAGGTGAAGAAGATCTTCGTGAACGAGGAACTGAACGCCATCGTGGTCCGGGACGACCCGGAGACGATCGCGGTCATCGGAAAGATCCTCGACGCGAACGACATCACCGATTCGGAGCTCATGCTCGACGTCGAGATCCTTGAGGTCGACCGGAACAAGCTCCTGAACCTCGGTGTCCAGCTGGTCCCGACTTCCGCCGGCGTCGCCTTGTCGGAAAGCACGTCCACGACGGGAACGCCGGCCACCGGGACGCCCACGCCATCGGGGAACCGGATCTCGCTGTCGACGCTCCGGAACCTCTCCGGGAAGAACGTGCTGTTCACCCTCCCCTCCGCGATTCTGAACCTCAAGAGCGAAACCTCGGGGGCCGAGATCCTCGCCAATCCGAAGATCCGGGTGAAGAACCACGGAAAGGCGCGGATCCACATCGGGGAGCGCGTCCCCATCATCACGACGAGCACGAACCTCGGCGTCATCACGGAGAGCATCCAGTACCAGGACGTCGGGGTGAAGCTCGACGTCGACCCGTGGATCCACCACAACAACGAGGTGACCCTGAAGGTCAAGCTCGAGGTGAGCACGCTGGGGGCCCAGGTCCAGGGGGCGCAGACGGTGGCCTTCCGGATCGGGACGCGCACGACCGAGTCGGAGCTTCGCCTCCACGACCGGGAGACGCAGATCATCGGGGGGCTCATCAGCGACGAGGAGCGCAACACCGTCACCCGGATCCCCGGCCTGGGGGACATCCCCGTGCTGGGGTATCTCTTTTCCTCCCACGACAAGACCAAGGTCAAGACCGACATCCTGATGTCGATCACGCCGTACCTCCTCCGGACGACGGCGGTTCCGTCCCGGGACGCGATGTCGGTCTATTCGGGACGGGAGAACGCCGTGAGCTCGCAAAGGCCGTCCTGGGACAGCCGGGGAGGGGAGCGCGTCGAGGGATCGACGGAGCCGCCCCCGGTGCCGTCCGCGCCCGGGGCCGGACCGATGGATCTTCCGGGGTCTTCCGCGGCTCCTCCGTCCGTACCCTCCCCCGCGGTCAACCCGTCCCCGGCGGTTTCCCCTGATCCCGCCTCCGTCGCGCTCAGGGGTGCGAGGGAGGTTGCGCTGGGGGATGGGTTCGATGTCGACGTCGTCGTCGACGGAGTCCGCGGGCTCTACGCCGTTCCGTTGACGGTCCTCTTCGACCCGGCGCGCCTCAAGGTTCTCTCCGTCACGGAAGGGGATTTTCTCCGGAAGGGCGGGAATGCGACATCCTTCATGAGTTCCCCGGACGCCGCAAACGGGAAGATCGTCATCGGCCTCTCGCGCCAGGGAGATCTCCCGGGGGAGGACGGCTCCGGAAGATTGCTGACGATCCGGTTCCAGGCGGCCGCGCGCGGGGCGGCGCCGGTCCGCCTGGGCGGTGTCTCCCTCAGGGATCCCGCCCGGCGATCGATCCCGGTCCGGACGGCGGACCTCCCGTTGGAGATCCGTTGA